In one window of Brassica rapa cultivar Chiifu-401-42 chromosome A07, CAAS_Brap_v3.01, whole genome shotgun sequence DNA:
- the LOC103828716 gene encoding transcription factor ORG3 — MHALGPPLFPNCGWVSRGEYESYNLIGDNHKIGTFLDFPVPKTYGVVHHQTSLGVSVSSEGNGINNNSVVIKKLNHNANERNRRKKTNSLFSSLRSCLPSSDEPKKLSIPQTISRSVQYIPELQEEVKKLIQKKEDLLLRESGQRERYAKPEPKVAASYFSTVFATKLRDNEVMIQISSSNIRNFSIYNVLSGLEKDGFVLVDVSSSSSRREQLFCTLHLQVDKIDNYKLICEELSQRILYLYEEC, encoded by the exons ATGCATGCATTGGGCCCTCCATTATTCCCAAACTGTGGATGGGTGTCGAGAGGAGAGTATGAGAGCTACAACCTCATCGGAGATAACCATAAAATCGGCACGTTTCTTGATTTTCCGGTACCGAAGACGTATGGAGTGGTTCATCATCAGACCAGCTTAGGGGTTTCTGTTTCGTCAGAGGGAAATGGAATAAATAACAATTCGGTCGTGATCAAGAAGCTAAATCACAATGCTAATGAGCGTAACCGTCGCAAGAAAACCAACTCTTTGTTCTCATCTCTTCGTTCATGTCTTCCAAGCTCAGATGAGCCG AAGAAGCTAAGTATTCCTCAGACGATTTCGCGGAGCGTGCAGTACATACCGGAGCTGCAAGAGGAAGTTAAGAAGCTGATACAAAAGAAGGAGGACCTCTTGTTGCGAGAATCGGGTCAAAGAGAACGTTACGCTAAGCCAGAACCAAAAGTGGCTGCTAGTTATTTCTCCACCGTTTTTGCGACTAAGCTTAGAGATAACGAAGTAATGATCCAAATCTCATCGTCCAACATTCGTAATTTTTCGATATATAATGTTTTGAGTGGACTAGAAAAAGATGGGTTTGTTCTCGTTGATGTTTCATCTTCGAGTTCTCGAAGAGAACAACTCTTCTGCACCTTGCATCTCCAAGTGGACAAGATTGATAATTACAAGCTAATTTGTGAAGAGCTAAGTCAAAGGATCTTGTACTTGTATGAGGAATGTTGA
- the LOC103828717 gene encoding transcription factor ORG3: MCALGSPLFPNFGWESTEEYESYNIVGDNNSKEFLDFQVPKTYGMVHRQTSLGVTFSSEVNGIDNNSIVIKKLIHNANERNRRKKTNSLFSALRSCLPGSDERLSNPQTISRSMQYIPELKEQVKKLTQKKENLLLLISRQRERYAMPQPKVVCSYVSTVFATELRDNEVMVHISSSKNHNFSIYNVLSGLEEDGFVLVDVSSSNPRGERLFYTLHLQVDKIDNYKPICEELSQRVLFLYEQCGNSIK, encoded by the exons ATGTGTGCATTGGGCTCTCCATTGTTCCCAAACTTTGGGTGGGAGTCAACGGAAGAGTACGAGAGCTACAACATTGTCGGAGATAACAATAGCAAAGAGTTTCTTGACTTTCAGGTACCGAAGACGTATGGAATGGTTCATCGCCAGACCAGCTTAGGGGTTACTTTTTCGTCGGAGGTAAATGGAATAGACAACAATTCGATCGTTATCAAGAAGCTTATTCACAATGCTAATGAGCGTAACCGTCGCAAGAAAACCAACTCTTTGTTCTCAGCTCTTCGTTCATGTCTTCCAGGCTCTGATGAGCGG CTAAGTAATCCTCAGACGATTTCGCGGAGCATGCAATACATACCGGAGCTGAAAGAGCAAGTGAAGAAGCTAACACAAAAGAAGGAAAACCTCTTGTTGCTAATATCGCGTCAAAGAGAACGTTACGCTATGCCGCAGCCAAAGGTGGTTTGTAGTTATGTCTCCACCGTTTTTGCGACGGAGCTTAGAGACAACGAAGTGATGGTCCACATCTCATCGTCCAAGAATCATAATTTTTCGATATATAATGTACTGAGTGGACTAGAAGAAGATGGGTTTGTTCTCGTGGATGTTTCATCTTCAAATCCTCGCGGAGAACGACTCTTCTATACTTTGCATCTTCAAGTGGACAAGATTGATAATTACAAGCCAATTTGCGAAGAGTTAAGTCAAAGAGTTTTGTTCTTGTATGAGCAATGTGGAAACTCGATTAAATGA